A window of the Pseudomonas gozinkensis genome harbors these coding sequences:
- the panC gene encoding pantoate--beta-alanine ligase, with protein sequence MNTVKTVRELRAAVARARSEGKRIGFVPTMGNLHSGHIALITKATQRVDFVVASIFVNPLQFGAGEDLDKYPRTLAADQEKLLEAGCDLLFAPTVEEMYPDGMAGQTRVSVPQLSEGLCGASRPGHFEGVATVVSKLFNMVQPDLAIFGQKDFQQLAVIRALVHDLNMPIQIIGEPTVRAADGLALSSRNGFLSEEQRTVAPVVYRTLSSIAESIKQGKRDFPALIQAQRQQLEAAGLRPDYLEIRHALTLRPATAQDRDLVILVAAFLGTTRLIDNLHLNLDTPA encoded by the coding sequence ATGAACACCGTCAAAACCGTACGTGAACTGCGCGCCGCCGTGGCGCGCGCCCGCAGTGAGGGCAAGCGCATCGGCTTCGTGCCGACCATGGGCAACCTGCACAGCGGCCACATTGCCCTGATCACCAAGGCCACCCAGCGCGTGGACTTCGTGGTTGCGAGCATTTTCGTCAACCCGCTGCAGTTCGGCGCCGGCGAGGACCTCGACAAATACCCGCGCACCCTGGCGGCGGATCAGGAAAAACTGCTGGAAGCCGGATGCGACCTGCTGTTCGCTCCGACCGTTGAAGAAATGTACCCCGACGGCATGGCCGGTCAGACCCGGGTCAGCGTGCCGCAACTCTCCGAAGGCCTGTGCGGCGCCAGCCGTCCGGGGCACTTCGAAGGCGTGGCGACGGTGGTCAGCAAGCTGTTCAACATGGTCCAGCCGGACCTGGCGATCTTCGGCCAGAAAGACTTCCAGCAACTGGCAGTGATCCGCGCGCTGGTGCACGACCTGAACATGCCGATCCAGATCATCGGCGAGCCGACCGTACGCGCAGCAGACGGTCTGGCGCTGTCGTCGCGCAACGGTTTCCTCAGTGAAGAACAGCGCACCGTGGCGCCGGTGGTCTATCGCACCCTGAGCAGCATTGCCGAGTCGATCAAGCAAGGTAAACGCGACTTCCCTGCCCTGATCCAGGCGCAACGCCAGCAACTGGAAGCCGCCGGGCTGCGTCCGGATTATCTGGAAATCCGCCACGCCCTGACTCTGCGTCCGGCAACGGCGCAAGATCGTGATCTGGTGATTCTGGTCGCGGCATTCCTTGGCACCACGCGGTTGATCGACAACCTGCATCTGAATCTCGATACCCCCGCCTGA
- the folK gene encoding 2-amino-4-hydroxy-6-hydroxymethyldihydropteridine diphosphokinase has protein sequence MERIYIGMGSNLADPAEQLRSAVDALGQLPDTELVGVSAFYQSDSLLPGQPRYTNAVAALDSTLAPLDLLDALQAIENDQGRERLERWGPRTLDLDILLFGERLIDESRLKVPHYHMQKRAFVLYPLAELAPEDLRLADGRTLADLLAACPFVGLERITSN, from the coding sequence ATGGAACGCATCTACATCGGCATGGGCAGCAACCTGGCTGACCCGGCCGAACAACTGCGCAGCGCGGTCGACGCGCTGGGGCAATTGCCCGACACCGAACTGGTCGGGGTCTCCGCGTTTTATCAGAGCGACTCGCTGCTGCCGGGCCAACCGCGTTACACCAACGCGGTCGCCGCGCTCGACAGCACGCTCGCCCCGCTGGATCTGCTCGATGCCTTGCAGGCGATCGAAAACGATCAGGGCCGCGAGCGCCTGGAGCGCTGGGGCCCGCGCACGCTGGATCTGGACATTCTGCTGTTCGGTGAACGCCTGATCGACGAGTCGCGCCTCAAAGTCCCGCATTACCACATGCAGAAGCGCGCGTTCGTTCTCTATCCCCTGGCCGAACTGGCCCCCGAAGATCTGCGCCTGGCCGATGGCCGCACCCTTGCCGATCTGCTCGCAGCCTGCCCGTTCGTCGGCCTCGAACGCATTACCTCAAACTGA
- a CDS encoding sigma-54-dependent transcriptional regulator has translation MPHILIVEDETIIRSALRRLLERNQYQVSEAGSVQEAQERFSIPTFDLIVSDLRLPGAPGTELIKLGQGTPVLIMTSYASLRSAVDSMKMGAVDYIAKPFDHDEMLQAVARILRDRQSAPAASEAAPAKSANGSGKSAIDNSNGEIGIIGSCPPMQDLYGKIRKVAPTDSNVLIQGESGTGKELVARALHNLSKRAKAPMISVNCAAIPESLIESELFGHEKGAFTGASAGRAGLVEAADGGTLFLDEIGELPLEAQARLLRVLQEGEIRRVGSVQSQKVDVRLIAATHRDLKSLAKIGQFREDLYYRLHVIALKLPALRERGADVNEIANAFLARQSARINRTDLKFAADAEQAIRHYSWPGNVRELENAVERAVILSESPEISADLLGIDIELGDLEDDEFIGLPAQQPGNASNSSHEPTEDLSLEDYFQHFVLEHQDHMTETELARKLGVSRKCLWERRQRLGIPRRKTGVASES, from the coding sequence ATGCCGCACATTTTGATCGTCGAAGACGAAACCATTATCCGCTCCGCCTTGCGCCGCCTGCTGGAACGCAACCAGTACCAGGTCAGCGAAGCCGGTTCAGTGCAGGAAGCACAAGAACGCTTCAGTATTCCCACATTCGATCTGATCGTCAGTGACCTGCGTCTGCCGGGTGCTCCGGGCACTGAGCTGATCAAGCTCGGCCAGGGTACGCCGGTGCTGATCATGACCAGCTACGCCAGCCTGCGCTCGGCGGTCGACTCGATGAAGATGGGCGCGGTGGATTACATCGCCAAGCCTTTCGACCACGATGAAATGCTTCAGGCCGTCGCGCGGATCCTGCGCGATCGCCAGTCGGCGCCTGCAGCCAGCGAAGCAGCTCCCGCCAAATCAGCCAATGGCAGCGGTAAATCCGCCATCGACAACAGCAATGGCGAAATCGGCATCATCGGTTCCTGCCCGCCGATGCAAGATCTTTACGGCAAGATTCGTAAAGTCGCCCCGACCGATTCCAACGTGCTGATCCAGGGCGAGTCCGGTACCGGTAAAGAACTGGTGGCCCGCGCCCTGCACAACCTGTCGAAACGCGCCAAGGCACCGATGATCTCGGTGAACTGCGCGGCCATTCCGGAAAGCCTGATCGAGTCCGAACTGTTCGGTCACGAGAAAGGTGCGTTCACCGGTGCCAGCGCCGGTCGCGCCGGTCTGGTGGAAGCGGCGGACGGCGGCACCCTGTTCCTCGACGAGATCGGTGAGTTGCCACTTGAGGCCCAGGCTCGTTTGCTGCGCGTGTTGCAGGAAGGCGAGATTCGCCGGGTGGGCTCGGTCCAGTCGCAGAAGGTCGATGTCCGGTTGATCGCTGCAACCCACCGGGACCTCAAGAGCCTGGCGAAAATCGGCCAGTTCCGTGAGGACTTGTACTACCGCCTCCACGTGATCGCGTTGAAACTGCCGGCCCTGCGCGAGCGTGGCGCCGACGTCAACGAAATCGCCAATGCGTTCCTCGCGCGCCAGAGCGCACGCATCAACCGCACCGACCTGAAATTTGCCGCCGATGCCGAACAGGCGATCCGGCACTATTCCTGGCCGGGTAACGTGCGGGAACTGGAAAACGCCGTCGAGCGCGCGGTGATTCTGAGCGAAAGCCCGGAAATCTCTGCCGACCTGCTGGGCATCGACATCGAGCTGGGCGACCTGGAGGACGACGAATTCATCGGCCTGCCGGCTCAACAGCCCGGTAACGCCAGCAACAGCAGCCACGAGCCGACCGAAGATCTGTCACTGGAGGACTACTTCCAGCATTTCGTACTCGAGCATCAGGACCACATGACCGAGACCGAACTGGCGCGCAAACTGGGCGTCAGCCGCAAATGCTTGTGGGAACGTCGCCAGCGTCTGGGCATTCCACGGCGCAAGACCGGGGTCGCCAGCGAGAGCTGA
- a CDS encoding polynucleotide adenylyltransferase PcnB codes for MLKKLFQSFRTPLRRTQHIRSTPEVLNSGQHSLQKAQFSRYAVNIVERLQGAGYQAYLVGGCVRDMLLGITPKDFDVATSATPEQVRAEFRNARIIGRRFKLVHIHFGREIIEVATFRANHPQNEDDEDSNQSSRNESGRILRDNVYGTLEEDAQRRDFTINALYYDPVSERILDYANGVHDIRNHLIRLIGDPKQRYQEDPVRMLRAVRFAAKLNFGIEKHTVQPIRELAPMLREIPSARLFEEVLKLFLSGHGAITFEMLVDLQLFAPLFPASADALEHNPEYTHTLISEALTNTDLRIKQNKPVTPAFLFAALLWPALPARVLRLQERGMPPIPAMQEGAHELIAEQCQRIAIPKRFTMPIREIWDMQERLPRRSGKRADLLLDNPRFRAGYDFLLLRESAGEQTDGLGEWWTDYQDANDSERRDMIRDLSGKGDDASGAPRKRRRSSGSKRKRASAPSATGE; via the coding sequence ATGCTGAAGAAGCTGTTCCAGTCATTCCGAACTCCCCTGCGTCGTACGCAACACATCCGTAGCACGCCTGAAGTCCTCAACAGCGGCCAACATTCGCTGCAGAAGGCGCAATTCAGCCGTTACGCGGTCAACATCGTCGAACGTCTGCAGGGCGCCGGCTACCAGGCCTACCTGGTTGGCGGTTGCGTGCGAGACATGCTGCTGGGCATCACGCCCAAAGACTTCGACGTCGCCACCAGCGCCACCCCCGAGCAGGTCCGTGCCGAATTCCGCAATGCGCGGATCATCGGTCGCCGCTTCAAGCTGGTACATATCCATTTCGGCCGCGAAATCATTGAAGTCGCGACTTTCCGCGCCAATCACCCGCAAAACGAAGACGACGAAGACAGCAACCAGTCTTCGCGCAACGAGAGCGGGCGCATTCTGCGTGACAACGTTTACGGCACCCTGGAAGAAGACGCGCAACGCCGCGACTTCACCATCAACGCCCTGTATTACGATCCGGTCAGCGAGCGCATCCTCGATTACGCCAACGGCGTACACGACATCCGCAACCACCTGATCCGCCTGATCGGCGACCCGAAGCAACGCTACCAGGAAGACCCGGTACGGATGCTGAGGGCTGTGCGTTTCGCCGCCAAGCTCAATTTCGGTATCGAGAAGCACACCGTCCAGCCGATCCGCGAACTGGCGCCGATGCTGCGCGAGATTCCGTCGGCCCGCCTGTTCGAGGAAGTGCTCAAGCTGTTCCTCTCCGGTCACGGCGCGATCACCTTCGAGATGCTGGTCGACCTGCAACTGTTCGCACCGCTGTTTCCGGCCAGTGCCGATGCGCTGGAACACAACCCGGAATACACCCACACGCTGATCAGCGAAGCACTGACCAACACCGACCTGCGGATCAAGCAGAACAAACCGGTGACCCCGGCATTCCTGTTCGCCGCGCTGCTGTGGCCTGCCCTGCCGGCCCGCGTGCTGCGTCTGCAAGAGCGCGGCATGCCGCCAATTCCGGCGATGCAGGAAGGCGCTCACGAACTGATCGCCGAACAGTGCCAGCGCATTGCGATTCCAAAGCGCTTCACCATGCCGATCCGCGAGATCTGGGACATGCAGGAGCGCCTGCCACGTCGCAGCGGCAAACGCGCCGACCTGCTGCTGGACAATCCGCGCTTCCGCGCTGGCTACGATTTCCTGCTGCTGCGTGAAAGCGCTGGCGAGCAGACCGATGGCCTGGGTGAATGGTGGACCGATTATCAGGACGCCAACGACAGCGAACGTCGCGACATGATCCGCGACCTCAGCGGCAAGGGTGATGACGCCAGTGGCGCACCGCGCAAGCGTCGCCGCAGCAGTGGTTCCAAGCGCAAACGCGCCAGCGCACCGAGCGCCACGGGCGAATAA
- a CDS encoding sensor histidine kinase, giving the protein MPMSFSLTQMLLISAAYLAALFGVAWISERGMIPRAIIRHPLTYTLSLGVYASAWAFYGTVGLAYQYGYGFLSSYLGVSGAFLLAPVLLYPILKITRTYQLSSLADLFAFRFRSTWAGALTTIFMLIGVLPLLALQIQAVADSIGILTGEPVQNRVALAFCALIILFTIFFGSRHIATREKHEGLVFAIAFESVIKLAALGGVGLYALYGVFDGPQQLELWLLQNQTALAALHTPLQEGPWRTLLLVFFASAIVMPHMYHMTFTENLNPRSLVSASWGLPLFLLLMSLAVPLILWAGLKLGATTNPEYFTLGIGIAANSKSLALLAYVGGLSAASGLIIVTTLALSGMALNHLVLPLYQPPAEGNIYRWLKWTRRALIVAIIMAGFCFYLMLGAEQDLANLGIVAFVATLQFLPGVLSVLYWPTANRRGFIAGLLAGIVVWVVTMLLPLVGNLQGFYIPLLNMIYVLDDTSWHMAAIASLAANVLMFTLISLFTNASPEEASAAEACAVDNVRRPQRRELHAASPQEFATQLAKPLGAKAAQKEVEQALRDLYLPFDERRPYALRRLRDRIEANLSGLMGPSVAQDMVETFLPYKAGGENYVTEDIHFIESRLEDYHSRLTGLAAELDALRRYHRQTLQELPMGVCSLAKDQEILMWNKAMEELTGIAAQRVVGSRLSTIANPWKDLLQGFIHLPDEHLHKQHLALDGQTRWLNLHKAAIDEPLAPGNSGLVLLVEDLTETQMLEDKLVHSERLASIGRLAAGVAHEIGNPITGIACLAQNLREEREEDGELTEISGQILEQTKRVSRIVQSLMSFAHAGSHQHSDEPVCLAEVAQDAIGLLALNRRNFEVQFYNLCDPDHWVEGDPQRLAQVLINLLSNARDASPAGSAVRVKSEAGEHTVDLIVEDEGSGIPSSIMDRLFEPFFTTKDPGEGTGLGLALVYSIVEEHYGQITIDSPADVQSQRGTRIRVTLPRHVEATSAVN; this is encoded by the coding sequence ATGCCGATGAGCTTTAGCCTGACCCAGATGCTGCTGATCAGCGCCGCCTACCTGGCCGCGTTGTTCGGGGTGGCGTGGATCAGTGAACGGGGCATGATCCCGCGGGCGATCATTCGCCATCCGCTGACCTACACCCTGTCGCTGGGGGTCTACGCCAGTGCGTGGGCGTTCTATGGCACGGTCGGTCTGGCCTATCAGTACGGCTACGGCTTTCTGTCCAGTTATCTCGGGGTGTCCGGCGCCTTTCTGCTGGCGCCGGTGCTGTTGTATCCGATTCTGAAGATCACCCGCACTTATCAACTGTCGTCGCTGGCAGACCTGTTCGCCTTCCGCTTTCGCAGCACCTGGGCCGGTGCGCTGACCACGATTTTCATGCTGATCGGCGTATTGCCGTTGCTGGCGTTGCAGATCCAGGCCGTGGCCGACTCCATCGGCATCCTCACCGGCGAACCGGTGCAGAATCGCGTGGCCCTGGCGTTCTGTGCGCTGATCATCCTGTTCACGATCTTCTTCGGTTCCCGTCATATCGCCACCCGTGAAAAGCACGAAGGGCTGGTATTCGCGATTGCCTTCGAATCGGTGATCAAACTGGCAGCACTCGGCGGTGTCGGCCTCTACGCGCTGTACGGCGTGTTCGACGGCCCGCAACAGCTTGAACTTTGGCTGTTGCAGAACCAGACCGCCCTCGCCGCCCTGCACACCCCGTTGCAGGAAGGCCCGTGGCGCACGTTGCTGCTGGTGTTTTTCGCCTCGGCGATCGTGATGCCGCACATGTATCACATGACCTTCACCGAAAACCTCAACCCGCGCTCTCTGGTCAGCGCGAGCTGGGGCCTGCCGCTGTTCCTGTTGCTGATGAGCCTGGCGGTGCCGCTGATTCTCTGGGCCGGCCTGAAACTCGGCGCCACCACCAATCCGGAATACTTCACCCTCGGCATCGGCATCGCCGCCAACAGCAAGTCGCTGGCGTTGCTGGCCTATGTCGGCGGTCTGTCGGCGGCCAGTGGTCTGATCATCGTCACCACGCTGGCGCTGTCGGGCATGGCCCTGAACCATCTGGTGCTGCCGCTCTATCAGCCACCGGCCGAGGGCAACATCTATCGCTGGCTGAAATGGACCCGCCGGGCGCTGATCGTCGCGATCATCATGGCCGGTTTCTGCTTCTACCTGATGCTGGGCGCCGAGCAGGATCTGGCCAACCTCGGCATCGTCGCCTTCGTTGCGACCCTGCAATTCCTGCCGGGTGTGCTGTCGGTGCTGTACTGGCCGACCGCCAATCGCCGCGGCTTTATCGCCGGTCTGCTGGCGGGGATCGTGGTGTGGGTCGTGACCATGCTGTTGCCGCTGGTCGGCAATCTGCAGGGTTTCTATATTCCGCTGCTGAACATGATCTACGTGCTGGACGACACCAGTTGGCACATGGCGGCCATCGCCTCGCTGGCGGCCAACGTCCTGATGTTCACGCTGATTTCGCTGTTCACCAATGCCAGCCCGGAAGAGGCCAGCGCTGCCGAAGCCTGCGCTGTGGATAACGTGCGCCGTCCGCAACGCCGCGAATTGCACGCAGCCTCCCCGCAAGAGTTCGCCACGCAACTGGCCAAGCCGCTGGGCGCCAAGGCTGCGCAGAAAGAAGTCGAGCAGGCCCTGCGCGACCTTTATCTGCCGTTCGACGAACGTCGCCCCTACGCCCTGCGCCGCCTGCGTGACCGGATCGAAGCCAACCTGTCCGGACTGATGGGCCCGAGCGTCGCCCAGGACATGGTGGAAACCTTTCTGCCGTACAAGGCCGGCGGCGAAAACTACGTCACCGAAGACATCCACTTCATTGAAAGCCGCCTTGAGGATTACCACTCTCGCCTGACAGGTCTGGCGGCCGAGCTCGACGCCTTGCGCCGCTACCACCGCCAGACCTTGCAGGAACTGCCGATGGGCGTCTGCTCGCTGGCCAAGGATCAGGAGATCCTGATGTGGAACAAGGCCATGGAAGAGCTGACCGGAATCGCCGCCCAGCGAGTGGTCGGCTCGCGCCTGAGCACCATCGCCAATCCGTGGAAAGATCTGCTGCAGGGCTTCATCCACCTGCCCGACGAGCACTTGCACAAACAGCACCTGGCCCTCGACGGCCAGACCCGCTGGCTGAACCTGCACAAAGCGGCCATCGATGAACCGCTGGCACCGGGCAATAGCGGCCTGGTGCTGCTGGTGGAAGACCTGACCGAAACCCAGATGCTCGAAGACAAACTGGTGCACTCAGAGCGCCTGGCCAGCATCGGCCGACTCGCGGCGGGGGTGGCCCATGAAATCGGCAACCCGATTACCGGTATCGCCTGTCTGGCGCAGAACCTGCGGGAAGAGCGCGAAGAGGATGGTGAGCTGACGGAAATCAGCGGCCAGATCCTCGAACAGACCAAACGCGTGTCACGCATCGTCCAGTCGTTGATGAGCTTCGCCCACGCCGGCAGCCATCAGCACAGCGACGAGCCCGTCTGTCTGGCAGAAGTCGCCCAGGACGCCATCGGCCTGCTGGCGCTCAACCGACGCAATTTCGAAGTCCAGTTCTACAACCTGTGCGATCCCGATCACTGGGTCGAAGGCGATCCGCAGCGGCTCGCCCAGGTGCTGATCAATCTGCTCTCCAACGCCCGTGATGCCTCGCCTGCCGGCAGTGCGGTGCGGGTCAAGAGCGAAGCCGGCGAACACACGGTCGATCTGATCGTCGAAGACGAAGGCAGCGGTATTCCGTCGAGCATCATGGATCGATTGTTCGAACCCTTCTTCACCACCAAGGATCCTGGCGAAGGCACCGGTCTGGGCCTTGCACTGGTCTATTCCATCGTTGAAGAGCATTATGGACAAATCACCATCGACAGCCCGGCTGATGTTCAGAGCCAGCGCGGCACCCGTATCCGGGTGACATTGCCGCGCCATGTCGAAGCGACGTCCGCTGTGAACTGA
- the pgi gene encoding glucose-6-phosphate isomerase, which translates to MAYYRTPHDVTALPAWQALKDHRQAMQDFSMREAFNADPQRFNQFTLSSCGLFLDYSKNLINAETRNLLVGLANEVDLKGAIKALFDGEIVNSSEGRPALHTALRRPVGDKLSVNGVNVMPEVHKVLNQITDLVGRIHDGLWRGYTEKPITDVVNIGIGGSFLGPELVSEALLSYAQKGVRCHYLANIDGSEFHELTQKLRAETTLFIVSSKSFNTLETLKNAQAARAWYLAQGGSEAELYRHFIAVSSNNAAAVAFGIREENIFPMWDWVGGRYSLWSAIGLPIALAIGMSNFKELLSGAYTMDQHFQSAPFEQNMPVLLALLGVWYGNFWGAQSHAILPYDHYLRNITKHLQQLDMESNGKSVRQDGTAVSTDTGPVIWGGVGCNGQHAYHQLLHQGTQLIPADFIVPIVSFNPVSDHHQWLYANCLSQSQALMLGKTLPEAEAELRDKGMSEDQVQKLAPHKVIPGNRPSNTIVVERISPRRLGALVAMYEHKVFVQSVVWGINAFDQWGVELGKELGKGVYNRLVGSEETAAEDPSTQGLINYFRGRHRG; encoded by the coding sequence ATGGCGTACTACCGCACTCCTCATGACGTTACCGCTCTGCCTGCCTGGCAAGCGTTGAAAGATCACCGCCAAGCCATGCAGGATTTCAGCATGCGCGAAGCCTTCAACGCCGATCCGCAGCGCTTCAATCAGTTCACCCTCAGCAGCTGCGGACTGTTTCTCGACTATTCGAAGAATCTGATCAACGCCGAGACCCGCAACCTGCTGGTGGGTCTGGCCAATGAAGTCGATCTCAAGGGCGCGATCAAGGCGCTGTTCGACGGCGAAATCGTCAACTCTTCCGAAGGCCGCCCGGCGCTGCACACCGCCCTGCGTCGCCCGGTCGGCGACAAGCTGTCGGTCAACGGTGTCAACGTGATGCCTGAAGTACACAAGGTGCTGAACCAGATCACCGATCTCGTGGGCCGCATCCACGACGGTCTGTGGCGCGGTTACACCGAGAAGCCGATCACTGACGTGGTGAACATCGGCATCGGTGGTTCGTTCCTCGGCCCGGAGCTGGTCTCTGAAGCCCTGCTGTCCTACGCCCAGAAAGGCGTGCGTTGCCATTACCTGGCGAACATCGACGGCAGCGAATTCCACGAACTGACGCAAAAACTGCGCGCCGAGACCACGCTGTTCATCGTTTCGTCGAAATCGTTCAACACCCTCGAAACCCTGAAAAACGCCCAGGCCGCCCGCGCCTGGTACCTGGCTCAGGGCGGTTCGGAAGCCGAGCTGTATCGCCATTTCATCGCGGTATCGAGCAACAACGCGGCAGCCGTGGCCTTCGGTATCCGCGAAGAAAACATCTTCCCGATGTGGGACTGGGTCGGCGGTCGTTACTCGCTGTGGTCGGCCATCGGTCTGCCAATCGCGCTGGCCATCGGCATGTCCAACTTCAAGGAACTGCTGTCCGGTGCCTACACCATGGACCAGCATTTCCAGAGCGCGCCGTTCGAACAGAACATGCCGGTGCTGCTGGCCCTGCTCGGCGTGTGGTACGGCAACTTCTGGGGCGCGCAAAGCCACGCGATCCTGCCGTACGACCACTACCTGCGTAACATCACCAAGCACTTGCAACAGCTGGACATGGAATCCAACGGCAAGAGCGTGCGTCAGGACGGCACCGCAGTGTCGACCGACACTGGCCCTGTGATCTGGGGCGGCGTCGGCTGCAACGGTCAGCACGCTTACCACCAGCTGCTGCACCAAGGCACCCAGCTGATCCCGGCCGACTTCATCGTGCCGATCGTCAGCTTCAACCCGGTCTCCGACCACCACCAGTGGCTGTACGCCAACTGCCTGTCGCAGAGTCAGGCGCTGATGCTCGGCAAGACCCTGCCGGAAGCCGAAGCGGAACTGCGCGATAAAGGCATGAGCGAAGACCAGGTGCAGAAACTCGCACCGCACAAGGTGATCCCGGGCAACCGTCCGAGCAACACCATCGTGGTCGAGCGCATCAGCCCGCGTCGTCTCGGCGCACTGGTGGCGATGTACGAACACAAAGTCTTCGTGCAAAGCGTGGTCTGGGGCATCAACGCCTTCGACCAGTGGGGCGTGGAGCTGGGCAAGGAACTGGGCAAGGGCGTCTACAACCGCCTGGTCGGCAGCGAAGAAACCGCCGCTGAAGACCCGTCCACCCAAGGCCTGATCAACTACTTCCGTGGCCGTCACCGCGGTTGA
- the panB gene encoding 3-methyl-2-oxobutanoate hydroxymethyltransferase, translating into MPAITLTTLQSLKQKGEKITMLTCYDATFAHACNEAGVEVLLVGDSLGMVLQGHDSTLPVTTAEMAYHVASVKRGNSDALILADLPFMANATLEQTMTNSALLMQAGAHMVKVEGALWLADSIRLLAERGVPVCAHMGLTPQAVNILGGYKVQGRNENQARQMRADAISLEQAGAAMLLLECVPSELAAEISQAVKIPVIGIGAGSDTDGQVLVLHDMLGLSISGRVPKFVKNFMQGQDSIQSALKAYVSEVKATTFPGIEHGFSA; encoded by the coding sequence ATGCCAGCCATCACCCTGACCACGCTCCAGAGCCTCAAGCAGAAAGGTGAGAAGATCACCATGCTGACCTGCTATGACGCGACCTTCGCCCACGCCTGCAACGAGGCCGGTGTCGAAGTGCTGCTGGTGGGCGACTCCCTCGGCATGGTCCTGCAGGGTCACGACAGCACCCTGCCGGTGACCACCGCAGAAATGGCCTACCACGTCGCCAGCGTAAAGCGTGGCAACTCTGATGCCCTGATCCTGGCCGACCTGCCGTTCATGGCCAACGCCACCCTTGAACAAACCATGACCAACAGCGCCCTGCTGATGCAGGCCGGCGCGCACATGGTCAAGGTCGAAGGCGCCTTGTGGCTGGCGGACTCGATCCGCCTGCTCGCCGAACGCGGCGTACCGGTCTGCGCCCACATGGGCCTGACCCCGCAAGCCGTGAACATTCTCGGCGGCTATAAAGTTCAAGGTCGCAACGAGAACCAGGCACGCCAGATGCGCGCCGACGCGATCTCCCTGGAGCAGGCAGGCGCAGCCATGTTGCTGCTCGAATGCGTGCCTAGCGAACTGGCGGCTGAAATCAGCCAGGCCGTGAAGATTCCGGTGATCGGCATCGGCGCCGGCAGCGACACCGACGGTCAGGTGCTGGTACTGCACGACATGCTCGGCCTGTCGATCAGCGGCCGCGTGCCGAAGTTCGTGAAGAATTTCATGCAGGGTCAGGACAGCATCCAGTCCGCGCTGAAGGCTTACGTCAGTGAAGTCAAAGCCACCACTTTCCCCGGGATCGAACACGGATTCTCTGCATGA